The Pirellulales bacterium genomic sequence ACCCGCCTGCGCTTCGCCGCTCAAGCCACCGGCGAAGCCGCCCGCCACGATTGCCAGCACCAGCGACGACCAGGCGACGACACGGCCGGCGATCGAGCGGCCCGGTGCGAGTTGGCGCAGCTCGCCGGCCTGGTTGGCCAGCAGCCTGCGGACGGATACATGACGCATGGCCTTCAACGCCCATGCGATCGCCCCGCCCGAAACGAGGACGCCACTGGCATAGCCCACGAGCAGGCTCAGGGGCGTGATGTAGAGCCGCAAGAAGGGGCTGCTCACCGCGGCCAGCCACCAGCCGGGCGTGTTCAACGCCGTCAGCATCAGCCAGGCATAGCCAACGCCGGCCACCACGCCGGCTGCGCCCCCCAAGGCCGCCACCAGAAGCCCCTCGACCAGCAGCAAACGCCGCACGCTTCGAGGATACCAGCCGACGGCCAGCAAAATACCGACTTCGCTGGCCCGCCGCTCGACGCCGAGACGAAACAAAAGCGCCACCAGCATCACTGCCGCAGCGATGATGAAGAAGCTGAAAGCGATGAAGAGCACGTTGAAGTCGGTCGTGCCGGCCGACGCCGCCAACCCCTGCCGCTTGACCGGTTGGAAGTCGAAGCCCAGCTCCGAGCGGTGCTTGGCCAGCTCGTCTTCCAGCCGCTGGGCCAGGTCGGCCACGGTAAGCCCGTCGCGCGGCGCGAAACGAAGCGACGTGGTTTGCCCGAAGCGGCTGCCCCACAGCTTGCGGCCGGCGGCCAGCGAAACGAACGCCTTGGGGGTCGCCCGGTACTTGTTCCAGTATTCGTCGTCCTGGTTGTTGGGCGGCGTCGTGCGGACGCGCTCGGGAAAGTAAGGAAACGGCGGATCCCAGTTGGCCAGCGATTTCTTGTCGGTCACGCCCTTCAGCTCCGGCGTGAAATCGCGATCGTCGGCCGCGCCGTCGAGCGCGGCGACGGCCTTGAACTTGAACGCCGTCGTCTTCTCGACGATCCGGCCGTGAGTGCTCTCCGGCTCGAAGTAGGTGATCCTAACCTGGTCATTCGGCTTCAGCGTCACGCCTTGTTTGGCGAGATCGTCGAAGGCCCATTGGTTCAGCACGATCTCGTCGTCGGCCAGGGCCGCGATCGTCAGGCCCTCGGGAGTCGAGAAGGGCCCCAGCGGAGGCTGGTCGGTGAAGTCGATCGCGGTGATCGTCGAATAGGGAATCTTCGCCGCGTCGTCGGCGCCGGCGAGAATATAATTGGCGAGGTAAGTCAGCACCGGCTGCGGCGGATCGGCCGGCCCTGTCGGAAACAGCCTCGCGACAGCCGTTTCGACCGGATCTTCCAGCAGCATGCGGTCGCTGGTGAGGTGAATGTAGCCGCGCATGGTTTGCGTGAGCGACAGTCCGTAGTCGGAAAGCTTGGGATGCAACCAGCCTGACAGCTTCCGCTCTTCAGTTTCCGGCGGCGGAGCACTTGTTTCGCGACCGGAAACGAAAAGAGCGTTGACGCGGTCCTTTTGCTCCAGGGCGGATTGCAGGTCTGCGAGGTTCAAGAAGGCGTTGGCGGGCGTTTGCTGATTGGGGAACAATCCGAACCGTCCCAATCCCACGGAGGGAATGACTTCGAGTACGCGCAGGCGGCGGTTGGCGATCGCACCGGTCTTTTTGCCCAAGGGGCTGTCGGGCGGAATGTCGCTGGCCAGCGGCAGGCGAACGAGCACGTCGTCGCCGGCCTTAACCTCCAGGTCGTCGGCCAGCCGAGTATTGAGCACGACTTCGCCCGCGGCCGGCGGCCGGGCCGGACCTCCGGCGCCTAACTGCCAGAATCCGGCGTCGCACGCCAGTAGAGTCACGCGGTTGGCCCGGTTGCCCTTGTCAGGGTTGCCGAGGCTCCCTTGGAGCAATATCGCCGGCACGGCCCGATCGAACGCCGTGGCAAAGTCCGGCGCGGCGGAGAGGTCGTTGGCCAATTCCACGTCGAAGAACCGATCGGCGACCAGTGCTTCGTCGACGCGGCCCAGCCGGTCGAGCGTCAAGTGCCGCAAGCTGCCGCGGACCGAGTCGCCGACCAAGAGCGCGCCGGTCAACACTGCCGTGCCGGCCAAGACGCCCAAGGCGACGGCGAAGTTCATTCGCCTGTGGTAAACCAGGCTGGCGAAGATCAAACGGAAAGCGGACATCTTTTGATTGCCACCTCTTTCTTTGATCAAGGCAACTCCAATGCCGCTTTCAAGCAGTCATTGAGCCGCCGCTTGAGGGCATCGGACAGGTGGCCGATTGTCTGGCGGATGTCGGTCTTCTCCGCCACCAGGAGGTTGTGGCAGGAGACCATGGCTTGCGACCATATTCCCGCTGGTAAAACGCCAGGGTGGGATCATCCAGATCCTCCTGCTCCATCAGTCGGTCCATCATCTCGCCAGTGACCCCGGGTTCGTCGTCCAGAAGCCCCTTGAGCCGCTGGTAGATCTCAGATTGCACCAGGACGTAGGTTTTTCCTGTGCCCGGGTCCAAGATCTGGGGGGTGTCGGTCGCTATCAATTCATGCCGCTGCTGTTCTGTCAATTCGATCATCGCAATGCTCCTTTCCCTTGCATCGTAGCCACTTCTGCGTTTCGCAGCCGGCCACGACTCCCACTGGGTGATTATCTCACGACTTGGCCACGAAACGCAAGGTGCTTCGAAGGCTTGTCGACCTGACAATTGGTAGCGGCTATAATCATGTCGGACGTACGCATGCGAGCTTGAGGAGATTGCCGTGAACAGCCTTTTTCCAGGCATGGATCCTTTCTTGGAGGATCCCGCGTATTGGCTGGACTTCCACTCGCGGTTCGTGAATTGCTGGTGCGAGGCCATCGCGGACGTACTGCCGCCCAATTA encodes the following:
- a CDS encoding FtsX-like permease family protein, which produces MSAFRLIFASLVYHRRMNFAVALGVLAGTAVLTGALLVGDSVRGSLRHLTLDRLGRVDEALVADRFFDVELANDLSAAPDFATAFDRAVPAILLQGSLGNPDKGNRANRVTLLACDAGFWQLGAGGPARPPAAGEVVLNTRLADDLEVKAGDDVLVRLPLASDIPPDSPLGKKTGAIANRRLRVLEVIPSVGLGRFGLFPNQQTPANAFLNLADLQSALEQKDRVNALFVSGRETSAPPPETEERKLSGWLHPKLSDYGLSLTQTMRGYIHLTSDRMLLEDPVETAVARLFPTGPADPPQPVLTYLANYILAGADDAAKIPYSTITAIDFTDQPPLGPFSTPEGLTIAALADDEIVLNQWAFDDLAKQGVTLKPNDQVRITYFEPESTHGRIVEKTTAFKFKAVAALDGAADDRDFTPELKGVTDKKSLANWDPPFPYFPERVRTTPPNNQDDEYWNKYRATPKAFVSLAAGRKLWGSRFGQTTSLRFAPRDGLTVADLAQRLEDELAKHRSELGFDFQPVKRQGLAASAGTTDFNVLFIAFSFFIIAAAVMLVALLFRLGVERRASEVGILLAVGWYPRSVRRLLLVEGLLVAALGGAAGVVAGVGYAWLMLTALNTPGWWLAAVSSPFLRLYITPLSLLVGYASGVLVSGGAIAWALKAMRHVSVRRLLANQAGELRQLAPGRSIAGRVVAWSSLVLAIVAGGFAGGLSGEAQAGVFFGSGALVLTALLSFLRIRLRAGETGALIKPGGSALARLALRNGARNPG